Sequence from the Deltaproteobacteria bacterium PRO3 genome:
GATCTTCCCCGTCTGCGTCTCGCAGTTCTTGCAGTCCTGGGCGTGGACCTTGTCGTGCTTGAGCCGGACCTGGACGCCGCTCAGCTTCCAGGCCTTCCGGTCCGCGTACATTCGCAGCGTCATCGAGGTGCAGGCCCCGAGCGCCGCCAGCAGCAGGTCGTAGGGATTGGGCCCCGTGTCCGTGCCGCCCAGGTCGAGCGGCTCATCGGCCAGGAGGCGGTGGCCCCCGGCCGTGATCTGCTGGTTGAAGCCGCTCGGCCCGCCCACCACCAGGACTTCCCTCAATTCACTCATGATTTTCGCTCCTTGTCTTTTTGGGAAGGGGCCTCATCTACTCTTAAGTTACGGACCGACGCTCGACCTTCCC
This genomic interval carries:
- a CDS encoding OsmC family protein, translating into MSELREVLVVGGPSGFNQQITAGGHRLLADEPLDLGGTDTGPNPYDLLLAALGACTSMTLRMYADRKAWKLSGVQVRLKHDKVHAQDCKNCETQTGKIDRIQREIRLEGDLSEEQRQRLLLIAERCPVALTLRSEISIETKLV